One Pseudomonas fluorescens genomic region harbors:
- a CDS encoding heme lyase CcmF/NrfE family subunit, with the protein MTSAIFIPELGHLAMILALCFSLVQAVVPLVGAWRGDRFWMSLAQPAAWGQFAFLLFAFGILTYAFMSDDFSVAYVANNSNSALPWYYKFSAVWGAHEGSLLLWALILGGWTFAVSVFSRQLPQVMLARVLAVMGMISTGFLLFLILTSNPFKRILPQMPSDGADLNPLLQDIGLIVHPPMLYMGYVGFSVAFAFAIAALMGGRLDAAWARWSRPWTIVAWAFLGIGITLGSWWAYYELGWGGWWFWDPVENASFMPWLVGTALIHSLAVTEKRGVFKSWTVLLAIAAFSLSLLGTFLVRSGVLTSVHAFASDPERGVFILIFLLFVVGGSLTLFALRAPVVKSQVGFNLWSRETLLLGNNLVLVVAASMILLGTLYPLILDALSGAKMSVGPPYFNALFIPLMALLMMVMAVGVIVRWKDTPVKWLASMLTPVLLGSVALAVVAGVAYGDFNWAVIATFLLAAWVLLAGVRDIVDKTRHKGLIKGLPTLTRSYWGMQIAHLGIAVCALGVVLSSQNSAERDLRLAPGESMDLGGYHFVFEGAKHFEGPNFTSDKGTVRVIRDGKEISVLHPEKRLYTVQNSVMTEAGIDAGFTRDLYVALGEPLDNGAWAVRVHVKPFVRWIWFGGLLTGFGGLLAALDRRYRVKVKAKVREALGMTGAAA; encoded by the coding sequence ATGACCTCGGCAATCTTCATTCCTGAGTTGGGTCATCTGGCGATGATTCTGGCGCTGTGTTTCTCGCTGGTGCAGGCGGTGGTGCCCTTGGTCGGTGCCTGGCGCGGCGACCGTTTCTGGATGAGTCTGGCCCAGCCCGCCGCGTGGGGACAGTTTGCCTTTCTGCTGTTTGCGTTCGGCATTCTGACCTACGCATTCATGAGCGATGACTTCTCTGTCGCATACGTGGCCAACAACTCCAACAGTGCGTTGCCTTGGTATTACAAGTTCAGCGCGGTGTGGGGCGCCCACGAAGGGTCGTTGCTGTTGTGGGCGCTGATTCTCGGTGGCTGGACGTTCGCAGTGTCGGTGTTTTCCCGGCAATTGCCACAAGTCATGCTGGCGCGGGTGCTGGCGGTGATGGGCATGATCAGCACCGGTTTTCTGTTGTTCCTGATTCTTACGTCCAATCCGTTCAAACGCATTCTGCCGCAAATGCCCAGCGATGGCGCTGACCTCAATCCGTTGCTGCAGGACATCGGCCTGATCGTTCATCCGCCGATGTTGTACATGGGTTATGTGGGTTTCTCCGTCGCCTTCGCGTTTGCGATCGCCGCGCTGATGGGCGGGCGCCTGGATGCGGCGTGGGCGCGCTGGTCACGTCCATGGACCATCGTCGCCTGGGCCTTCCTCGGCATTGGCATCACGCTCGGTTCGTGGTGGGCGTATTACGAACTCGGCTGGGGTGGCTGGTGGTTCTGGGACCCGGTGGAAAACGCCTCGTTCATGCCATGGCTGGTCGGCACTGCACTGATTCACTCGCTGGCAGTGACGGAAAAACGCGGCGTCTTCAAGAGCTGGACAGTATTGCTGGCAATCGCCGCGTTCTCCCTGAGCCTGCTCGGTACTTTTCTCGTGCGCTCCGGCGTGCTGACGTCGGTGCACGCGTTTGCGTCAGACCCCGAGCGCGGGGTGTTCATCCTCATCTTCCTGCTGTTCGTGGTGGGCGGCTCGCTGACGCTGTTCGCCCTGCGTGCACCAGTGGTCAAGAGCCAGGTCGGCTTCAACCTGTGGTCACGGGAAACCCTGCTGCTGGGCAACAACCTGGTATTGGTCGTGGCCGCGTCGATGATTCTGCTCGGCACGCTTTATCCGCTGATACTCGATGCCCTGAGCGGCGCGAAAATGTCGGTCGGCCCACCGTATTTCAATGCGCTGTTCATTCCATTGATGGCGCTGCTGATGATGGTGATGGCGGTCGGCGTGATCGTGCGCTGGAAGGACACACCGGTGAAGTGGCTGGCAAGTATGCTCACCCCGGTGTTGCTTGGCAGCGTCGCCTTGGCGGTAGTGGCCGGCGTGGCGTATGGCGATTTCAACTGGGCAGTGATCGCGACGTTCCTGCTCGCCGCGTGGGTATTGCTCGCCGGTGTCCGCGACATCGTCGACAAGACGCGCCACAAGGGTCTGATCAAAGGCCTGCCGACCCTGACACGCAGCTATTGGGGCATGCAGATCGCTCACCTCGGCATCGCCGTGTGTGCGCTGGGCGTGGTGTTGTCGAGCCAGAACAGTGCTGAACGCGACTTGCGTCTGGCACCGGGCGAGTCGATGGACCTGGGCGGATATCACTTCGTTTTCGAAGGCGCCAAGCACTTTGAAGGGCCGAATTTCACTTCGGACAAGGGCACCGTTCGGGTCATTCGTGATGGCAAGGAAATCAGCGTGCTGCACCCGGAAAAACGTCTGTACACCGTGCAGAACTCAGTCATGACCGAGGCAGGGATCGACGCCGGTTTCACCCGCGATCTCTACGTTGCCCTTGGTGAACCGCTGGATAACGGCGCCTGGGCGGTGCGCGTCCACGTCAAACCGTTCGTGCGCTGGATCTGGTTCGGTGGCTTGCTGACCGGTTTCGGCGGTTTGCTGGCGGCGCTGGATCGACGTTATCGGGTCAAGGTGAAAGCCAAGGTGCGTGAAGCGCTGGGCATGACGGGAGCGGCTGCATGA
- a CDS encoding heme ABC transporter permease produces MNWTWFHKLGSPKWFYGISSKFLPWLSIAALLLIGVGVVWGLAFAPPDYQQGNSFRIIYIHVPAAMLAQSIYVMLAVCGVVGLVWKMKLADVALQCAAPIGAWMTAVALVTGAIWGKPTWGSWWVWDARLTSMLILLFLYFGVIALGNAISNRDSAAKACAVLAIVGVINIPIIKYSVEWWNTLHQGATFTLTEKPAMPAEMWLPLLLTVLGFYCFFGAVLLLRMRLEVLKREARASWVKAEVQTSLEAAR; encoded by the coding sequence ATGAACTGGACCTGGTTTCACAAGCTCGGCTCGCCCAAGTGGTTTTACGGCATCAGCAGCAAGTTCTTGCCGTGGTTGAGCATCGCAGCGTTGCTGCTGATCGGCGTCGGCGTCGTTTGGGGCCTGGCCTTCGCGCCGCCGGATTATCAGCAAGGCAATAGCTTTCGCATCATTTATATCCATGTGCCCGCCGCCATGCTCGCGCAGTCGATTTACGTGATGCTGGCGGTGTGCGGCGTGGTCGGCCTGGTGTGGAAGATGAAACTCGCCGATGTCGCCCTGCAATGCGCTGCACCGATCGGTGCGTGGATGACCGCCGTGGCGCTGGTCACCGGGGCGATCTGGGGCAAACCGACATGGGGCTCGTGGTGGGTCTGGGACGCACGACTGACCTCGATGCTGATTCTGCTGTTCCTGTACTTCGGCGTGATCGCGCTGGGTAATGCGATCAGCAACCGCGATAGCGCCGCCAAGGCCTGCGCGGTGCTGGCCATCGTTGGCGTGATCAATATCCCGATCATCAAATACTCGGTGGAGTGGTGGAACACCCTGCACCAGGGCGCAACGTTCACCCTCACCGAAAAGCCGGCGATGCCCGCTGAAATGTGGCTGCCGCTGCTGCTGACAGTGCTGGGTTTCTATTGCTTCTTCGGCGCTGTATTGCTGCTGCGCATGCGCCTTGAAGTGCTCAAGCGTGAAGCCCGCGCGAGTTGGGTAAAAGCAGAAGTGCAGACCAGTCTGGAGGCTGCTCGATGA
- the ccmA gene encoding cytochrome c biogenesis heme-transporting ATPase CcmA, whose amino-acid sequence MTSPVLQTVALACERDLRLLFEHLELRLVSGDMVQISGPNGSGKTSLLRLLAGLMQPTDGQVLLNGQPLAAQRSELARNLLWIGHAAGIKELLTPEENLSWLCALHHPAERDAIWQALAAVGLRGFEDVPCHSLSAGQQRRVALARLYLDSPPLWILDEPFTALDKQGVAQLEEHLAGHCERGGLVVLTTHHTLSRMPAGYRDIDLGNWAV is encoded by the coding sequence TTGACCAGTCCTGTCCTGCAAACCGTTGCCCTCGCGTGTGAACGTGATCTCAGGCTGCTTTTCGAACATCTCGAACTGCGTCTGGTCAGCGGCGATATGGTGCAGATCAGCGGCCCCAACGGTAGCGGCAAAACCAGTTTACTGCGCCTGCTCGCCGGGCTGATGCAGCCGACCGACGGCCAGGTCCTGCTCAACGGTCAACCGTTGGCCGCACAGCGCAGCGAACTGGCGCGCAACCTCCTGTGGATCGGCCATGCTGCCGGGATCAAGGAGTTGCTGACCCCGGAAGAAAACCTGTCGTGGCTTTGCGCCTTGCATCATCCCGCCGAACGCGACGCGATTTGGCAAGCACTGGCAGCGGTAGGATTGCGCGGCTTCGAAGATGTTCCCTGCCACAGTCTTTCCGCCGGCCAACAACGCCGGGTGGCGCTGGCGCGTCTGTATCTCGACAGCCCGCCATTGTGGATTCTCGACGAACCGTTCACCGCTCTCGACAAGCAGGGCGTTGCGCAACTTGAAGAACATCTCGCGGGGCACTGCGAGCGCGGCGGTCTGGTGGTGCTGACCACGCACCACACTCTGAGCCGGATGCCGGCCGGTTATCGCGACATCGATCTGGGGAATTGGGCCGTATGA
- the ccmE gene encoding cytochrome c maturation protein CcmE, whose protein sequence is MNPLRKKRLIIILAILVGVGAAVGLALSALQQNINLFYTPTQIANGEAPQDTRIRAGGMVEAGSLQRSPDSLDVKFVVTDFNKSVTIAYRGILPDLFREGQGIVALGKLNADGVVVADEVLAKHDEKYMPPEVTKALKDSGQSAPTPAKEG, encoded by the coding sequence GTGAATCCGCTGCGCAAAAAACGTCTGATCATCATTCTGGCCATTCTGGTCGGGGTCGGCGCTGCCGTCGGCCTGGCCCTCAGCGCTCTGCAACAGAACATCAATCTTTTCTATACGCCCACCCAGATCGCCAACGGCGAAGCGCCGCAAGACACGCGCATTCGCGCTGGTGGCATGGTCGAGGCCGGTTCGCTGCAACGTTCGCCTGACTCACTGGACGTCAAATTCGTTGTCACTGACTTCAATAAATCCGTGACCATCGCCTATCGCGGCATCCTCCCGGATCTGTTCCGCGAAGGGCAGGGCATTGTCGCGCTCGGCAAGCTCAACGCCGACGGCGTGGTGGTCGCCGATGAAGTGCTGGCCAAGCACGACGAAAAGTACATGCCGCCGGAAGTGACCAAGGCCTTGAAAGACAGCGGTCAGTCCGCCCCAACACCTGCAAAGGAGGGTTGA
- the ccmD gene encoding heme exporter protein CcmD encodes MSFASFGDFLAMGHHGLYVWSAYGICLAVLAFNVAAPILARKRYLQQEARRLRRENGK; translated from the coding sequence ATGAGTTTCGCTTCATTTGGCGACTTCCTCGCCATGGGCCATCACGGCCTGTATGTCTGGTCGGCCTATGGCATCTGTCTGGCAGTGCTGGCGTTCAACGTGGCGGCGCCGATCCTGGCGCGCAAGCGGTATCTGCAACAAGAGGCGCGTCGTCTGCGCCGGGAGAACGGCAAGTGA
- a CDS encoding chemotaxis protein CheW yields the protein MNDKATAAKGSEDPILQWVTFKLDNETYGINVMRVQEVLRYTEIAPVPGAPSYVLGIINLRGNVVTVIDTRQRFGLNSGEISDNTRIVIIEADKQVVGIMVDSVAEVVYLRQSEIETAPNVGNEESAKFIQGVCNKNNELLILVELDKMMSEEEWSELESI from the coding sequence ATGAACGACAAGGCGACGGCGGCAAAGGGTTCTGAAGATCCGATCCTGCAATGGGTGACCTTCAAGCTGGACAACGAAACCTACGGCATCAACGTGATGCGCGTGCAGGAAGTGCTGCGCTACACCGAGATCGCTCCAGTGCCAGGCGCACCGAGCTACGTGCTGGGCATCATCAACCTGCGCGGTAACGTGGTTACCGTGATCGACACCCGTCAGCGCTTCGGCCTGAACAGCGGCGAGATCAGCGACAACACCCGTATCGTCATCATCGAAGCCGACAAGCAAGTGGTCGGGATCATGGTCGACAGCGTGGCTGAAGTGGTTTACCTGCGTCAGTCGGAAATCGAAACTGCACCGAACGTCGGTAACGAAGAGTCGGCCAAGTTCATCCAGGGCGTGTGCAACAAGAACAACGAGTTGCTGATCCTGGTCGAGCTGGACAAGATGATGAGCGAAGAAGAATGGTCGGAACTGGAGAGCATCTGA
- a CDS encoding CheW domain-containing protein, whose amino-acid sequence MNRPLKLTSKPQLALQSYLDSLLQEIPDALPTPVEVVEESAEAMDEFQAAVLEEQARDAQKSAGPVAAPAAALVAKAPVALIDEPRAPLSTLAPLLQTQLLTVPEAEPEPESAPPVAEPQALVPPLVEVHLPPNNPPPPLETDGRPAWAADAFECLLFDVAGLTLAVPLVCLGSIYSLAGHELTPLFGQPEWFLGILPSQAGNLKVLDTARWVMPDRYRDDFRQGLQYVISVQGYEWGLAVHQVSRSLRLDPNEIKWRSHRGQRPWLAGTVIEHMCALLDVAALAELIASGGAKHMSGSKPSHKPT is encoded by the coding sequence ATGAACCGGCCCTTAAAGTTGACGTCGAAGCCGCAGTTGGCTTTGCAGTCGTACCTGGACAGTTTGCTGCAGGAAATTCCTGACGCGTTGCCGACGCCAGTCGAGGTTGTCGAAGAAAGCGCCGAGGCCATGGACGAGTTCCAGGCCGCTGTGCTGGAAGAGCAGGCTCGCGATGCGCAGAAATCCGCCGGCCCGGTCGCCGCGCCCGCTGCTGCTCTCGTGGCCAAAGCACCGGTCGCGCTGATCGACGAACCGCGCGCGCCGCTGTCGACGCTGGCCCCGCTGCTGCAAACGCAATTATTGACCGTGCCGGAAGCAGAACCAGAACCGGAATCCGCGCCGCCAGTGGCGGAGCCGCAGGCCCTGGTTCCGCCGCTGGTCGAAGTGCATCTGCCACCGAACAACCCGCCGCCACCGTTGGAAACCGATGGCCGTCCGGCTTGGGCCGCCGATGCGTTCGAATGCCTGCTGTTCGACGTTGCCGGGTTGACCCTGGCGGTGCCGCTGGTGTGCCTGGGCTCGATCTATTCGCTGGCCGGTCATGAGCTGACACCGCTGTTCGGTCAGCCGGAATGGTTTCTTGGCATTCTGCCGAGCCAGGCTGGCAACCTGAAAGTTCTGGACACCGCACGCTGGGTCATGCCGGATCGCTATCGCGATGACTTCCGTCAGGGCCTGCAATACGTGATTTCGGTGCAGGGTTACGAATGGGGCCTGGCCGTGCATCAGGTCAGCCGTTCGTTGCGTCTGGACCCGAATGAAATCAAATGGAGAAGTCACCGAGGTCAGCGGCCATGGCTCGCCGGCACGGTGATTGAACACATGTGCGCCTTGCTCGATGTCGCCGCACTGGCCGAGTTGATCGCCAGCGGCGGGGCGAAGCACATGTCCGGCAGTAAGCCGAGCCACAAACCGACTTAA
- a CDS encoding EscU/YscU/HrcU family type III secretion system export apparatus switch protein: MNDSTAPRQAIALKYDGNHAPTLTAKGDDELAEEILRIARDCEVPIYENAELVRLLARMELGDSIPEELYRTIAEIIAFAWNLKGKFPEGHDPDAPMIEKDITDRGDDY, translated from the coding sequence ATGAACGATTCCACTGCCCCACGCCAGGCCATCGCCCTCAAATACGACGGCAACCACGCCCCGACCCTCACCGCCAAGGGCGACGACGAACTGGCCGAAGAAATCCTGCGCATCGCCCGCGATTGCGAAGTGCCGATCTACGAAAACGCCGAACTGGTGCGCTTGTTGGCGCGGATGGAATTGGGCGACAGCATTCCCGAAGAGCTCTATCGCACCATCGCCGAGATCATCGCGTTTGCGTGGAACCTGAAAGGCAAATTCCCCGAGGGACACGACCCGGATGCGCCGATGATCGAGAAGGACATCACCGATCGCGGCGATGATTATTAA
- a CDS encoding DsbE family thiol:disulfide interchange protein, producing the protein MRRWLMLVPLAIFLLVAVFLYRGLYLDPAELPSAMIDKPFPEFALPNVQGDKQLTKADILGKPALVNVWGTWCISCRVEHPVLNKLAERGVVIYGINYKDTNADALKWLAEFHNPYALDIRDDEGSLGLNLGVYGAPETFFIDAKGIIRDKYVGVIDEQVWREKLAARYQALVDEAKP; encoded by the coding sequence ATGAGACGGTGGTTGATGCTGGTGCCATTGGCGATTTTCCTGCTGGTGGCGGTGTTTCTTTATCGCGGTCTGTACCTGGATCCGGCGGAGCTGCCGTCGGCGATGATCGACAAACCGTTCCCGGAGTTCGCCTTGCCCAACGTGCAGGGCGATAAGCAGCTGACCAAGGCTGACATTCTTGGCAAACCGGCGCTGGTGAACGTCTGGGGCACCTGGTGCATTTCCTGTCGGGTCGAGCATCCGGTGCTGAACAAACTGGCTGAGCGCGGCGTGGTGATCTACGGCATCAACTACAAGGACACCAATGCCGATGCCTTGAAGTGGCTGGCCGAATTCCACAATCCGTACGCGCTGGACATCCGTGATGACGAAGGCTCGCTGGGCCTGAACCTTGGCGTCTACGGCGCGCCGGAAACCTTTTTCATCGACGCCAAGGGCATCATCCGCGACAAGTATGTCGGGGTGATCGACGAGCAGGTCTGGCGCGAAAAACTCGCGGCCAGGTATCAGGCGCTGGTCGATGAGGCCAAGCCATGA
- a CDS encoding flagellar hook-length control protein FliK — protein sequence MTGEMNILPIPPTPAPTVRPQVGELLKLMTPVEGLIGAGQSAKAEVLSLKQADQTFELLLKVTLDSGRQTTVQATSNLPLAQGTSVAITQPSAGNLAITVQQAIAGSVAALTRIDTAQLPVGTLLQGKVLTSQVLPQTPGQATVFRSLVSLLNTAQSGSTLTIDSPQPLRIGTLLSALVEDAQTLKFLPLSSRQEQLAVSQQLLGQQSRQASLTGLLSALQNLPADTDQTSADLRAVVDKLLASLPDVQQLSTAKGVALALANSGAFLEAKLLGGQNPTLAPDMKADLLKLIAQLTPGLPNSSSFNAIIAANTLAQALPSFVRNALGTLGQVSAKPVPSSFPLPERLLQSMDGEGDLEQLLRLAAAAVSRLQSHQLSSLEQTGVTDDGRLLSTWQLEIPMRNLQDIVPLQVKLQREEAPERDSQPHERRSEREPKQQLWRVDLAFDMEPLGPLQIQAQLIAGSLSSQLWAERPYTADLIENNLFALRQRLLDRGLNVGDIDCHHGTPPQGNQTRLEHRWVDETA from the coding sequence ATGACAGGCGAAATGAACATCCTCCCGATTCCGCCCACCCCGGCGCCGACTGTTCGCCCGCAAGTCGGTGAGCTGCTCAAGCTGATGACGCCGGTCGAAGGCTTGATCGGCGCCGGGCAAAGCGCCAAGGCTGAGGTGTTGTCGCTCAAGCAGGCGGATCAGACGTTTGAATTGTTGCTCAAAGTGACCCTCGACAGCGGTCGCCAGACCACCGTGCAGGCCACCAGCAATCTGCCGCTGGCGCAAGGCACCAGCGTGGCGATCACTCAGCCGTCGGCCGGCAACCTGGCGATTACCGTGCAACAGGCCATCGCCGGTAGCGTCGCCGCCCTCACCCGTATCGACACTGCGCAGTTGCCAGTCGGCACGTTGCTGCAGGGCAAAGTATTGACCTCACAGGTCTTGCCACAGACGCCGGGGCAAGCGACGGTATTTCGTTCTCTGGTCAGTTTGCTCAATACCGCCCAGAGCGGCAGCACGCTGACCATCGACAGCCCGCAACCGCTGCGTATCGGCACCCTGCTGTCCGCCTTGGTGGAAGATGCGCAAACCCTGAAATTCCTGCCATTGAGCAGCCGCCAGGAGCAGCTGGCGGTCAGTCAGCAACTGCTCGGCCAGCAGAGTCGCCAGGCGTCGCTGACGGGGTTGTTGAGTGCCTTGCAAAATCTGCCGGCCGACACTGATCAAACGTCAGCAGACCTGCGCGCAGTGGTCGACAAATTACTCGCCAGCCTGCCCGACGTGCAGCAATTGAGCACCGCCAAAGGTGTAGCGCTGGCCTTGGCCAACAGCGGCGCGTTCCTCGAAGCCAAACTGCTCGGCGGGCAAAATCCGACACTGGCGCCGGACATGAAAGCCGATCTGCTCAAGCTGATCGCACAATTGACTCCGGGTTTGCCGAACAGCAGCAGTTTCAACGCAATCATCGCCGCCAATACTCTCGCGCAGGCCTTGCCAAGTTTCGTGCGCAATGCCCTTGGCACGCTCGGTCAAGTCAGTGCCAAGCCCGTGCCGAGCAGCTTCCCCCTGCCCGAGCGCTTGCTGCAAAGCATGGACGGCGAAGGCGATCTTGAGCAGTTGCTGCGTCTAGCCGCCGCTGCGGTGTCGCGCCTGCAGAGCCATCAATTATCCAGCCTGGAACAAACGGGTGTGACCGACGACGGCCGTTTGCTCAGCACCTGGCAATTGGAAATTCCGATGCGCAACCTGCAAGACATCGTGCCGTTGCAGGTCAAGCTCCAGCGTGAAGAGGCCCCGGAGCGAGACTCGCAACCCCACGAACGCCGCAGCGAGCGTGAGCCCAAACAACAGCTGTGGCGCGTCGATCTGGCGTTTGACATGGAACCGCTCGGGCCGCTGCAGATTCAGGCGCAGTTGATTGCCGGCAGCCTGTCGAGCCAACTCTGGGCCGAACGGCCGTACACCGCCGATCTGATCGAAAACAACCTGTTCGCCCTGCGTCAGCGCCTGCTCGATCGCGGGCTCAACGTCGGCGATATCGACTGCCACCACGGCACGCCACCGCAAGGCAATCAAACCCGTCTGGAACACCGCTGGGTCGACGAAACCGCATGA
- the ccmB gene encoding heme exporter protein CcmB produces the protein MSVFGLLLARESRLLFRRPAELANPLIFFAIVIALFPLAVGPETQVLQNLSPGLVWVAALLSVLLSLDGLFRSDFEDGSLEQWVLSPHPLPLLVLAKVLAHWLFSGLALVLLSPLLALMLGLPVACLPVLLFSLLLGTPVLSLLGAVGAALTVGLKRGGLLLALLILPLYIPVLILGSGALQAALQGMPATGYLLWLGSLTALAITLTPFAIAAGLKISVGE, from the coding sequence ATGAGTGTCTTCGGCCTGCTGCTTGCCCGTGAATCGCGACTGCTGTTTCGCCGTCCGGCGGAACTGGCCAATCCGCTGATTTTCTTCGCTATCGTCATCGCGTTGTTCCCGCTGGCCGTCGGCCCGGAAACTCAAGTCTTGCAAAACCTGTCCCCCGGGTTAGTCTGGGTGGCGGCGCTGTTGTCGGTCCTGCTTTCGCTGGATGGACTGTTCCGCAGTGACTTCGAAGACGGCTCGCTGGAGCAGTGGGTCCTTTCGCCGCACCCGCTGCCACTTCTGGTCCTGGCCAAAGTGCTGGCACACTGGCTTTTTTCCGGGCTGGCGCTGGTTTTGCTTTCGCCCTTGCTGGCGTTGATGCTCGGCTTGCCTGTCGCGTGTCTGCCGGTTTTGCTGTTTTCGTTACTGCTGGGAACGCCGGTACTGAGCTTGCTCGGTGCGGTGGGCGCGGCGCTGACGGTCGGTTTGAAACGTGGCGGCCTGTTGCTGGCGCTGCTGATCCTGCCGTTATACATCCCGGTATTGATCCTCGGCAGTGGCGCCTTGCAGGCCGCCTTGCAAGGCATGCCGGCGACCGGGTATCTGCTGTGGCTTGGTAGCCTGACCGCCCTGGCGATCACCCTGACACCCTTTGCAATAGCGGCTGGCCTGAAGATCAGCGTCGGCGAATAA
- a CDS encoding ParA family protein, protein MRVWAVANQKGGVGKTTSSIALAGLLAEAGKRVVVVDLDPHGSMTSYFGYDPDSLEHSNYDLFLHKGSVPQGLPGQLLLSTSDERISLLPSSTALATLERQSPGQSGLGLVIAKSLAQLWQDFDYAIIDSPPLLGVLMVNALAASQQLVIPVQTEHLAVKGLERMVNTLAMINRSRKQALPFSIVPTLFDRRTQASMHTLRVLRDKFPDEIWQGYIPVDTRLRDASRAGVTPSQFDGKSRGVLAYRALLKHLLAQQLVPQVA, encoded by the coding sequence CAAAAGGGTGGTGTCGGTAAAACCACATCTTCTATCGCTTTAGCCGGATTGCTGGCGGAGGCGGGCAAGCGCGTGGTCGTAGTCGACCTCGACCCGCACGGCTCGATGACCAGCTACTTCGGTTACGATCCCGACAGCCTCGAGCACAGCAACTACGACCTGTTTCTGCACAAGGGCAGCGTGCCGCAGGGCCTGCCGGGGCAGTTGCTGTTGTCGACCAGCGACGAACGCATCTCCTTGCTGCCATCGAGCACCGCGCTGGCGACCCTCGAGCGTCAGTCGCCGGGGCAAAGTGGCTTGGGTCTGGTGATCGCCAAGAGTCTGGCGCAACTGTGGCAGGATTTCGATTACGCCATCATCGACAGCCCGCCGTTGCTCGGCGTGCTGATGGTCAACGCCCTCGCCGCGAGCCAGCAATTGGTGATCCCGGTACAGACTGAGCACTTGGCCGTCAAAGGCCTGGAGCGCATGGTCAACACCCTGGCGATGATCAATCGCTCGCGTAAACAGGCGCTGCCGTTCAGCATCGTGCCGACCCTGTTCGACCGTCGCACGCAGGCTTCGATGCATACCTTGCGCGTGCTGCGCGACAAATTTCCCGACGAGATCTGGCAGGGTTATATCCCGGTCGATACCCGTCTGCGCGACGCCAGCCGTGCCGGCGTCACGCCTTCGCAATTCGACGGCAAAAGCCGTGGCGTGCTGGCCTACCGCGCATTGCTCAAGCATCTGCTTGCGCAGCAACTTGTTCCGCAGGTGGCCTGA
- a CDS encoding DUF2802 domain-containing protein translates to MILEVAVIVLFLFWAGTLAMFVSYIKAQKVIAAQQAQGDALRDQRIKDLAKRVDDYQNGNVRMGEALHELRAVVGPLPDKIVALEQRDPSSLSFAQAAKLVGMGASVDELTQSCGLTQAEAELMRKLHKSS, encoded by the coding sequence TTGATTCTCGAGGTTGCGGTAATTGTCCTGTTCCTATTTTGGGCAGGCACGCTGGCGATGTTTGTGTCTTACATCAAGGCGCAAAAAGTCATTGCTGCGCAACAGGCCCAGGGCGATGCGCTGCGCGATCAGCGCATCAAAGACCTGGCCAAGCGCGTCGACGATTACCAGAACGGTAACGTGCGCATGGGCGAAGCCCTGCATGAATTACGTGCGGTGGTGGGCCCGTTGCCGGACAAGATCGTTGCGCTGGAACAACGCGACCCGTCGAGCCTGTCATTCGCCCAAGCGGCGAAACTGGTAGGCATGGGCGCCAGCGTCGATGAACTGACTCAGTCATGCGGGTTGACCCAGGCTGAAGCGGAGTTGATGCGCAAGTTGCATAAGAGCAGCTAG
- a CDS encoding cytochrome c-type biogenesis protein codes for MKRFLAALVLGLSLAGVAHAAIDTYEFAKEGDRERFRELTKELRCPKCQNQDIADSNAPIAADLRKEIFRMLGEGKDNQQIIDFMVDRYGDFVRYKPALNSKTALLWFGPAGLLLGGFVVIALIVRKRRGQRAETPSSLSAEERQRLDQLLDKTQE; via the coding sequence ATGAAGCGATTTTTAGCCGCGCTGGTATTGGGCTTGAGTCTGGCCGGCGTGGCGCATGCCGCCATCGATACTTATGAGTTCGCCAAAGAAGGTGATCGCGAGCGTTTCCGTGAGTTGACCAAGGAACTGCGCTGTCCCAAGTGCCAGAACCAGGACATCGCCGACTCTAACGCACCGATTGCTGCCGACCTGCGCAAAGAGATTTTCCGCATGCTCGGCGAAGGCAAGGACAACCAGCAGATCATCGATTTCATGGTCGATCGCTACGGTGATTTCGTCCGCTACAAACCAGCGCTCAATTCGAAGACTGCGCTGCTCTGGTTCGGCCCGGCCGGTCTGCTGCTCGGTGGTTTCGTGGTGATCGCGCTGATTGTGCGCAAGCGTCGCGGGCAACGTGCCGAAACTCCGTCATCGCTGTCTGCCGAAGAACGTCAGCGCCTCGACCAACTGTTGGATAAAACCCAAGAATGA